CCCGGCGGCATTGAAATAGCGAAAGGTGACGACCTTTAATCCATAAGCCTGGGCATACCCATCCAAAATCTGTTCAAAGATCAGTTTAGAGTGACCATAGGGATTGACCGGGAAGGTGGAATGCGCTTCCTCGATTGGGATCGAAAGGGGTTCCCCATAGACCGCCGCCGTGGAGGAAAAGACTATTTTATCAATCCCGAAGGCCCTCATGGTCTTCAAAAGGCCAAGGCCTTTGGACACATTATTGTAATAATATTTTTCCGGATCCCGGACCGATTCCCCCACCAGACAACGGGCCGCCAAGTGGAGCACGGCACCGATCGAATGGGAATTGAAAATTTTTTTCAGGAGGGCCTCATCTCCAAGATCACCCTGATAAAAAATCCCGCCGGGAGGCAGGGCGGAACGATGCCCCTCTTCCAAATCATCCAGGACAACGATGGAGTGTCCTCTTTCGATAAGGGTTTGGCAGACCACGCTGCCGATATAGCCGCCCCCGCCGGTGACTAAGACGTTTTGCAAATCCTCTCCTCAATTAGCTACAGATCCATACATTCTGCACGGACTTTTTGTCCGACAAATTGAAACTTGCATCTTGCAACCTGAAACTTTATTTTCGTACTAAATCCATCACTTCAAAATACCATATTTGAAAATGCACCATAAAGCCCGGATACCGTCTTTCCAGTTTATTTTTTTTCCTTCCGTATAGGTCCGGCCGGTGTAGGAAATGCCGACTTCGTAAATCCTGCACCCTAAACGGGCGATCTTGGCGGTTACCTCCGGCTCGAAACCGAACCGTTTTTCCTCCAAAGTAATCGATTTCAGCACCGGCGAACGGAATACCTTGTAGCAGGTCTCCATATCGGTCAGGTTAAGATTGGTCACCATATTTGATAAAAGGGTCAGAAACCTGTTTCCCAAATAATGCCAGAAATAGAGAACCCGGTGGGGTTCGCCCCCCATAAAGCGGGATCCATAAACCACATCGGCCTTGCCGTCAACAATGGGTTTTAACAATTTAGGGTACTCTTCCGGATCATACTCCAGGTCGGCATCCTGGATCAAAAGGAGGTCTCCCCGGGCCCCTTGAAATCCGGTTTGCAAGGCCGCCCCCTTCCCTTGGTTTTCCTGATGCCGTATCAACCGAATTTTCCCCTCATCGGCCAGCTTTTGAGCCACCTCCGAGGTCCCGTCCTGAGAGCAGTCGTCAACAACAACAACCTCACGGTCCAGGCCCAGGGAGGAAAGATCCACAGTGTGGACCTTTTCCACCAGAGACTCTAAGGTTTGCTTTTCATTATAAACCGGAATGATTATGGATAAGAGCATCTTTTCTTGGATCATTTAGTAACTAAAGAATATTATTCTACGCAAAATGGATAGAATTTCTTAAAGAACACACCTTGGACCCGGACCAATTGAGGTTTTTTTAACATGTTTTGTATATCCAAAATCTTGGTTCCGGCTGGTCCGGGTTGGGTCGTTGAAAAAATAATCATAACTTAATAATTAGTCGATAAAAATATATAGGGATTTTTAAGAATTGTCAAAGTCAAAAAAGAAGAAATTGTAATGCAGGAGGCTAGGGACATTTCGAGTC
This is a stretch of genomic DNA from Deltaproteobacteria bacterium. It encodes these proteins:
- the galE gene encoding UDP-glucose 4-epimerase GalE, producing the protein MQNVLVTGGGGYIGSVVCQTLIERGHSIVVLDDLEEGHRSALPPGGIFYQGDLGDEALLKKIFNSHSIGAVLHLAARCLVGESVRDPEKYYYNNVSKGLGLLKTMRAFGIDKIVFSSTAAVYGEPLSIPIEEAHSTFPVNPYGHSKLIFEQILDGYAQAYGLKVVTFRYFNAAGAVDRLGEDHDPETHLIPLILRMALSEIHETLAERFKEPLTVFGLDYPTPDGSCLRDYIHIQDLALAHVLALEKIDHLRQRIFNLGNGQGFSVLDVIETARKITGREIPFQKGGRRPGDPAVLVASSDQARQILGWEPRYPELQDIIASAWKWHQKFPYGYED
- a CDS encoding glycosyltransferase family 2 protein, with amino-acid sequence MLLSIIIPVYNEKQTLESLVEKVHTVDLSSLGLDREVVVVDDCSQDGTSEVAQKLADEGKIRLIRHQENQGKGAALQTGFQGARGDLLLIQDADLEYDPEEYPKLLKPIVDGKADVVYGSRFMGGEPHRVLYFWHYLGNRFLTLLSNMVTNLNLTDMETCYKVFRSPVLKSITLEEKRFGFEPEVTAKIARLGCRIYEVGISYTGRTYTEGKKINWKDGIRALWCIFKYGILK